Within Deltaproteobacteria bacterium, the genomic segment GCTCCAGGCTGTCGTTGAAAACGATATAGTCATACCAGGAACAGTTCTTGATGTCCGCAACCCCTTTTTTGAAACGGGCCTCGATCACCGGCCCGCTGTCGGTAGCCCTCTTCTTGAGGCGGTTTTCCAACTCCTCGAGGGAGGGAGGGAGGAGGTAGATCAGGATGCTCTCCTTGAACAGTTTCCTCACGTTGGCCGCGCCCTGACTGTCTATGTCAAGGACTACATCGATCCCCTTCTCCATGGGCTCCCGCAAGGCGGCATAGGATGTCCCGTAATAGTGATTGTAAACGACCGCCCACTCGACAAAGGCGCCCTCGTCGATCATGCGCTGGAAAGTCTCCTGGTCCACGAAATGGTAGTGGACCCCTTCCTCCTCTCCTTCCCTGGGCTCACGGGTGGTATGGGAAACGGAAAACCCGAGCCCGTCCACCCGTTCTCTCAGGCCTCTTACCACCGTTGTCTTTCCGGTACCAGAAGGGCCTGAAATGACGAACAATCGGCCTGGCATGGCTATTCTTCCATCTCGTCTTTGGTAAGCTTGAAATCCGGGCTGAAACGCTGGGCTATCGTTTCGGCCTGAATCGCCGAAAGGATGACGTGGTTGCTGTCGGTAATAATGACGGATCTTGTCTTTCGGCCCTGTGTAGCATCGATGAGCCTTTTCTCCTCGCGGGCCTCGTCCCTCAGGCGCTTGCTGGGGGCCGCATTCGGAGAAATGATCGCGATGACACGGTTGGATACCACAGAGTTTCCAAAGCCGATATTCACCAGCTTGTGTCCCATCGACCCCTCCTTTCATTCAACATTCTGGATCTGTTCCCTGAGTTTTTCAAGCTCACCCTTGATCTCCACGGTCAGGCCCGAGATAGAAGCATCGGAGGCCTTCGCGCTCATGGTATTCACCTCCCGGTGGATCTCCTGGATCAAGAAATCCAAACGACGCCCCACAGCCTCGTCCAGGGCCATGTAATGCCGAAACTGGTTGACGTGGCTCCGGGCCCGGAGGATCTCCTCGGTGATATCGCACCTGTCCGCAAACACCGCCACTTCCTGGAGGATCCGGCCCTCATCCGGTTCAATCTCCCGGGAAAAGCTTTTCACGCGCTCCAGGAGCCGCTCTCGGTATCGTTCAACCACTTCAGGGGCCTTTCCCTCTATGACCTGCAGATGACCTTCGATGGTGTCCAGACGTCTCGCGAAATCCTCCTCAATGGCCTTTCCTTCCCTGAGCCTCATATTCTCGTAGGAATCAAGGGCAAGCCGAAGGACCTCGTAAACCCCTGGTTTCACGGACTCGATATCCACCTCCAGGGGCTTGACCATCAAGACATCCTTCATCTGGCAAAGTTCATGGGCACTCAATTGGTCTCCCAGGTCGTAATCCGCCCGGAGTTGATCGTAAATCCTGAGATAGGAATCGACCAAGGGCCGGTTCAGCTCAAGGTCATATTCGGCGCCGCTGTGGTTCCCTTCCATCTGGAGGGCCACCTCGATGCGTCCCCTGCGCACCCTGGCGGCCACCTGGGATCGGATATCTTCTTCGAGCACCTGCAATGACCTGGGGATCCTGAGGATGATGTCCCGGTAGCGATTGTTGACCGACTTGATCTCCGCAGAAAACCGGGTTTCCCCCAGAGCGTACTCGCCGTTTCCATAGCTGGTCATACTCTTCAGCAAGAGGGATCCCCTCCTTTCATCACCCAAAAATGCTGACCCACCGATCCTTCCTCCCTCGTCTCAACAGGAGACCTTTGAAAAGCGTCTGGCTTTGCCCGATCTTCCGCCTCTGTTACCGCTATGGCATGACAAGCTGTGTCAGACTCAAACCAAAGACCCGCCCGAAGGCGGCGTGTTCAGGAGCGGCGCCCCGTTCTCGTCGATCCCGCGGAGCTGCCGCTTGTACCTCTCACGCACAGCATTGAAATAGGAAATAATCCGGGGCTCCGCATAGTCACGGTACGTCCATTCCAGCGGCCTGAAGCTCCCCCTCTTGAAAACCAGGGTCAAATCGGCGTAGATTCCTTTGGAAAGATAGATTCTGTGGGTATAGTTTTTCCCCGTGGCCAGCACCAGCCTTTCAAGCGACAGATGACCCGGGTCGATATTCACTCTTCTACGGGTCCCCTCCAGGTACCGACTCTCAAGGGTATTCGTCCAGAGTTTTGTCTCCACCAATGAATCTGGAGATACGAGCCTCTCAAAGGAGACGAAGAGGCGGTGAAGGGGCCACCCCATTTCACGTTCATAGTACCGGGTCCGGTCGAAGTAAAGATCCGGGCTTTTCCAATCCTCCGGGCCGAAAAGACCACGGAGATCTCCGAGGACCTGCTCCAGGAGATCCCTTTGCGGGGAAAAAAGGCTCGCGATCAATTTCACCCGCTCAGGTTCCTTTGGACGGCTCATAGTGGTTCCGTGTGGCTCCCTTTTGGAGGCGATACCCTTAAAAAACCCGTTCCAGGGAAAAAAGTCTTTCTCAGGCCGTTCGAAGCCAGGGAAGATCATACCAGTTTTGAACGAATGGCCCTCTTGAGTTCCCCTGCGCTCACGGTGGAGGTTCCTACCTCTCCCACCACTATGCCGGCCGCCAGGTTGGAGATGATAGCCGCCGATTTCAGGTCCATCCCTGAGGCCAGTCCGAGACTCAGGGCGCTGATCACGGTGTCCCCCGCGCCGGTGACATCGAAGACCTTTCGGGCCACCGTGGGAATGTGGATTATTTCACCTCCCTGCCTGAAGAGCGTCATACCGTCTTTTCCCTGTGTGATCAGCACAGAGCGGCATTTCAAGGTCTGCAGGATATCCTGCCCCGCCCGTACCAGGGATTCCTCGTCGACGATCTCCAGACGGCAAAAGGCCCCGGCTTCATGATGGTTTGGAGTGATGATATCCGCACCTTCGTAATATTCGAAGTTCCCGGTATTGGGGTCAACGGCGAGTGGGATGCCCGATTTGTGGGAGATTTCCCGCAGGCCCTGCATCAGGGATCCTGTAATCACGCCCTTCCCGTAGTCGGCCACCACGATCCCGTCAAGGCGGCTCCCCATGCTGGAAACGAACTCGAGGAGTTTTTCCGTGTCGTCCCGGCCTATGGCCTTCCTGTTCTCCCGGTCAAATCGCACGACCTGCTGGTTGTGGGCGACTATCCTGGTCTTGATCGTTGTGGTCCTCTCAGAGTCCACGACGATCCCATCCGTGGGGCAGCCCAGGTCCCTCACCCTTTCGAGCACGGCCTTTCCGGTTCCGTCACCGCCCACGACCCCGCAAAGGATACATCGCCCTCCCAGGGAGACGATGTTATGGAGCACGTTGGCGGCGCCTCCCAACATCCGTGTCTCCTGCTTCACGTCTACCACGGGTACCGGGGCTTCAGGGGAAATCCTGCTGACATCCCCCCAGATATACTCGTCCATGATTATATCCCCTACCACCAGGAGGGTCGTATCCGGAAAGCCGTCGATGTGTTTTTCGAGTTCGTCTCCGTCGTAATTGAAAGCGGATTCCTGGATCATGTTCCAACCTTCGCCGGCGCTTTCCCGCCGTTTTTTCCTGTAGAAACGTAACCCGTGACATTATCATCGTAACCCGGGAATGTCTATTCTTTTTACCTGGGATCCTTCTCATAGTTCTCCTGAGCTGAGGGGGGGGAAACAGGGACAGGGTGTTGACTTTTTTCCGTCACACCCCTATATAATGACCCCATGAGACCTTTGAAAAACGTTCAATTTTGTTCAAGGTCAAGGAAGGCGAAAATTTTAACCGCAGGAATACATTGAGGTATTTTGAGGATTAAAATTTGAGCCTGACGTAGCCTGTCCGCCGCTGTCTGGCGGGTTTGTCGCGCCGTAGCCGCGGCGAAGGCGGAAGATTGGGCAAAAGGGGACGTTTTTCAAAGGTCTCCCCATTTGAGCCTCCGCTATCTCGATAGGACCCCGACCTGAAGGCTCACCCCGGTAACCGATCCTTAGACTGGAGAAAAACCGGTGAAGATCATTATTGTCGGGGCCGGCGAAGTCGGCTTCCACATCGCCCAGAAGCTCACCGAGGAAAACCAGGATGTCTTCCTCATCGACAAGGATCCGGAGAAGATCAGGCGCATCAACGAGAATCTCGATGTCCAGGCCATCCTGGGTTCCGGCACCAGCCCCAAGACCCTGAAGACCGCCGGCATTCAGGATGCGGAACTCCTTGTCGCCGCAACGGACAGCGATGAAGTCAACCTCATGGCCTGCCTCCTGGCCCGCCACCTCAATCCCTATATCTTGAAAGTGGCCCGTGTACGGAGCCCCGAATTCCTCGCCGAAAAGGACCTTTTCGGTAAGGACCTCCTGGGTGTAGACCAGATCATCAACCCGGAATCCGTCATGGTGGAAACGATCCGGAACCTTATGATAGCCCCGGGGGCCTCCGATATCGTCGATTTCGTGGATGGACGGGTCAAACTCGTTGGAATCACCGTGGACCAGGAATTTCCCTATGTGAACCGGAAACTCTCCTCCCTTGCCGACAGGGAGGGCAAGGTGCTGGTAGGAGCCATCATCCGGGACGACCAGGTTTTTATCCCCCACGGTGACGACATCATTCGACCCCATGATGTCATCTACCTGGTGGTCCGAACGGAGGATCTGAAAGAGGGGTGTCCCTTTCTCCATGCGGGAAACGAAGGAGTCCGGCGGGTCCTTATCGTTGGAGGAGGGCAGACCGGCGCCGCCCTGGCCAGGGCCCTGGACGGGACCGGGACACATGTCAAGATCATCGACAAGGATACCCGGCGATGTACGGAGCTTTCAGAGGAACTGGAAAAGGCGATCGTCATCAACGGGGACGGAACGGACAAGGACCTCCTCATGGAAGAAAACGTCAATGACGCTGACTTCCTGGTCGCCGTTACGGGAGACGAAGAGAGCAACGTCCTGATCTCCCTCTTGGCCAAGGAGTTGGGGGCCAGGAGGAGCATTACCCGGATCAGCAAATTGAGTTATATCCCTTTGGTCTCGGCCATCGGCATCGATACGGTGGTCAGTTCCAGGCTCTCGGCCATTCGTGCCATCCTCCAGTACATACGACGGGGGAAAATCATCTCAGTAGCCCCTCTCAAGGGTGAGCACGCCGAGGCGATCGAAGCGGAAGCCCTCCAAACGTCCGATATCGTCAATATCCCTTTATCAAGGGTAAGGTTCCCTAAAGGGGCCCTCATCGGCGCCGTGGTCCGGGGGGATGAAGTCATCATACCCCGGGGAGACACCGTGATAAGGCCCAAAGACAGGCTCATCATCTTCACCCTTAGAACAGTTGTTCCCAAGCTGGAGAAACTTCTCACTGTCCGACTGGAATACTTCTGACATGCATCCCCGCCAAATCTTTCGTTTCATCGGGATTCTGCTATTTTTTCTGGGGCTTTCCATGTCCCTGGCCCTCCTGGTTTCTCTCATCTACCACGAACAGGCTTCGTGGGCCATTCTCTTCTCCCTGGTGATAACCTCTGCTGCGGGCCTTATCCTCTATTCCCTGGCGGGGAAAGACGGCGGGAACCACTTGAGCCACCGAGACGGGGTTGCCATCGTGACCCTTGGCTGGGCCGCGGCCGGACTGGTGGGATCACTCCCTTTTCTCCTTTCCGGCACCATCACGGGTTTCACCGACGCCTACTTTGAGTCCATCTCCGGGTTCACTACCACCGGGGCCTCCATCCTCAGTAATATAGAGGCCGTCCCCAGGGGTCTCCTCATGTGGCGGAGCATCACCCAATGGCTGGGAGGCATGGGCATCATCGTTCTTTCAATTGCCATCCTGCCCTTTCTAGGCATCGGCGGAATGCAGCTTTACAAGGCCGAAATCCCAAGTCCAGTCGTGGACAAGCTGAAGCCTAGGATCTCCGATACGGCCAAAACCCTGTGGCTGGTCTA encodes:
- the gmk gene encoding guanylate kinase, giving the protein MPGRLFVISGPSGTGKTTVVRGLRERVDGLGFSVSHTTREPREGEEEGVHYHFVDQETFQRMIDEGAFVEWAVVYNHYYGTSYAALREPMEKGIDVVLDIDSQGAANVRKLFKESILIYLLPPSLEELENRLKKRATDSGPVIEARFKKGVADIKNCSWYDYIVFNDSLEQAVEELASIIIAERCRTSAQMPRIKEMIQIASRD
- a CDS encoding DUF370 domain-containing protein; translated protein: MGHKLVNIGFGNSVVSNRVIAIISPNAAPSKRLRDEAREEKRLIDATQGRKTRSVIITDSNHVILSAIQAETIAQRFSPDFKLTKDEMEE
- a CDS encoding YicC family protein, whose translation is MLKSMTSYGNGEYALGETRFSAEIKSVNNRYRDIILRIPRSLQVLEEDIRSQVAARVRRGRIEVALQMEGNHSGAEYDLELNRPLVDSYLRIYDQLRADYDLGDQLSAHELCQMKDVLMVKPLEVDIESVKPGVYEVLRLALDSYENMRLREGKAIEEDFARRLDTIEGHLQVIEGKAPEVVERYRERLLERVKSFSREIEPDEGRILQEVAVFADRCDITEEILRARSHVNQFRHYMALDEAVGRRLDFLIQEIHREVNTMSAKASDASISGLTVEIKGELEKLREQIQNVE
- a CDS encoding DUF4416 family protein, whose protein sequence is MSRPKEPERVKLIASLFSPQRDLLEQVLGDLRGLFGPEDWKSPDLYFDRTRYYEREMGWPLHRLFVSFERLVSPDSLVETKLWTNTLESRYLEGTRRRVNIDPGHLSLERLVLATGKNYTHRIYLSKGIYADLTLVFKRGSFRPLEWTYRDYAEPRIISYFNAVRERYKRQLRGIDENGAPLLNTPPSGGSLV
- the rfaE1 gene encoding D-glycero-beta-D-manno-heptose-7-phosphate kinase, translating into MIQESAFNYDGDELEKHIDGFPDTTLLVVGDIIMDEYIWGDVSRISPEAPVPVVDVKQETRMLGGAANVLHNIVSLGGRCILCGVVGGDGTGKAVLERVRDLGCPTDGIVVDSERTTTIKTRIVAHNQQVVRFDRENRKAIGRDDTEKLLEFVSSMGSRLDGIVVADYGKGVITGSLMQGLREISHKSGIPLAVDPNTGNFEYYEGADIITPNHHEAGAFCRLEIVDEESLVRAGQDILQTLKCRSVLITQGKDGMTLFRQGGEIIHIPTVARKVFDVTGAGDTVISALSLGLASGMDLKSAAIISNLAAGIVVGEVGTSTVSAGELKRAIRSKLV
- the trkA gene encoding Trk system potassium transporter TrkA → MKIIIVGAGEVGFHIAQKLTEENQDVFLIDKDPEKIRRINENLDVQAILGSGTSPKTLKTAGIQDAELLVAATDSDEVNLMACLLARHLNPYILKVARVRSPEFLAEKDLFGKDLLGVDQIINPESVMVETIRNLMIAPGASDIVDFVDGRVKLVGITVDQEFPYVNRKLSSLADREGKVLVGAIIRDDQVFIPHGDDIIRPHDVIYLVVRTEDLKEGCPFLHAGNEGVRRVLIVGGGQTGAALARALDGTGTHVKIIDKDTRRCTELSEELEKAIVINGDGTDKDLLMEENVNDADFLVAVTGDEESNVLISLLAKELGARRSITRISKLSYIPLVSAIGIDTVVSSRLSAIRAILQYIRRGKIISVAPLKGEHAEAIEAEALQTSDIVNIPLSRVRFPKGALIGAVVRGDEVIIPRGDTVIRPKDRLIIFTLRTVVPKLEKLLTVRLEYF